A genomic region of Fervidobacterium gondwanense DSM 13020 contains the following coding sequences:
- a CDS encoding D-ribose ABC transporter substrate-binding protein, whose amino-acid sequence MKRWILVLMMVVFAVSVFSFKVGLSLSTLNNPFFVTLRDGAQAAAKELGITLLVVDAQDKPAKQLNDIEDLIQKKVDLIIINPTDSAAIVPAIEAANKAKIPVITVDRGAAGGQVVVHIASDNVAGGAMAARFIAQQLKGTGKVVMLVGIPGTSAARDRGAGFKNELKKYPNIKLVAEQVANFNRAEGMRVMENLLQAYPDINAVFAQNDEMALGAIEAIRAAGKLGKIIVVGFDAIPDALNAVKKGEMAATVAQQPYLMGQLAVQKAHEYLTNKTVFIPVELELVTK is encoded by the coding sequence ATGAAAAGGTGGATACTCGTACTGATGATGGTTGTTTTTGCGGTTTCAGTTTTCAGCTTCAAGGTCGGACTTTCATTATCGACACTTAACAACCCGTTCTTTGTCACATTAAGGGATGGTGCGCAAGCAGCGGCAAAGGAACTTGGCATAACGCTCTTAGTGGTTGATGCTCAAGACAAGCCAGCAAAACAGCTCAACGACATAGAAGACCTCATTCAAAAGAAAGTAGATTTGATAATAATCAACCCAACAGACAGTGCAGCGATAGTCCCAGCTATCGAAGCAGCGAACAAGGCGAAGATTCCTGTAATAACAGTTGACCGTGGTGCTGCAGGTGGACAAGTTGTTGTGCACATAGCTTCTGACAACGTCGCAGGTGGTGCGATGGCAGCAAGGTTCATCGCTCAACAGCTTAAAGGAACCGGCAAAGTCGTTATGTTAGTTGGTATCCCAGGAACATCTGCAGCGCGTGACAGAGGTGCGGGTTTCAAGAACGAATTGAAAAAATACCCAAACATCAAACTTGTCGCGGAACAAGTTGCGAACTTCAACAGAGCAGAAGGCATGAGAGTCATGGAAAACCTTCTCCAAGCATATCCTGATATCAACGCAGTATTTGCTCAGAACGATGAAATGGCACTCGGGGCAATAGAAGCCATTAGAGCAGCAGGAAAACTTGGAAAGATAATCGTTGTTGGATTCGACGCAATACCTGACGCACTTAATGCTGTGAAGAAAGGCGAAATGGCTGCAACAGTTGCACAACAGCCATATCTTATGGGACAACTCGCCGTCCAGAAAGCTCACGAATACTTAACAAACAAAACGGTTTTCATCCCAGTTGAATTGGAACTCGTTACTAAGTAA
- a CDS encoding ABC transporter permease — translation MASKKVLRKLKDYPAIVGLIGLVILFSILSDRFFTVSNFINVLRQVSMQAIIAFGMTVVIISGGIDLSVGSVFALSAAILASIVSKNSIALGIIAALATGAGFGLVNGFIIAKAKLQPFIVTLATMAIARSLTLAYTEGMPITGFSDAFRFIGSGDIVGIPVPILIMFGFLALMFYITTYTKFGLYAYSIGGNETAARLSGVKVDVYKISFYMLSGLLSAVSAIILTSRLNSAQPTFGVGYELDAIAAVVLGGASLSGGKGSIIGTFFGALIMGILNNGMNILNVSPFYQDAVKGIVILTAVLVEREG, via the coding sequence ATGGCATCTAAGAAGGTACTCAGGAAACTGAAAGACTATCCTGCAATAGTTGGACTTATCGGACTTGTCATACTCTTTTCTATCCTTTCAGACAGATTCTTCACGGTTTCGAACTTCATCAACGTTCTCAGGCAAGTCTCGATGCAGGCTATTATCGCCTTTGGAATGACCGTTGTCATCATTTCTGGAGGAATAGACCTTTCCGTAGGTTCGGTCTTTGCACTTTCAGCCGCCATACTCGCTTCGATTGTTAGCAAAAATTCAATAGCACTGGGCATCATCGCTGCACTTGCAACCGGAGCTGGCTTTGGGCTTGTGAACGGCTTCATCATTGCGAAAGCAAAACTACAGCCGTTCATAGTGACGTTGGCAACGATGGCGATTGCAAGGAGTTTGACACTGGCTTACACGGAAGGAATGCCCATCACTGGCTTTTCTGATGCTTTCAGATTCATCGGTTCAGGCGACATTGTCGGTATCCCCGTTCCTATACTCATCATGTTCGGATTTTTGGCACTGATGTTCTACATAACAACTTATACCAAGTTCGGTCTGTACGCTTATTCAATTGGTGGAAACGAAACAGCAGCACGTCTCAGCGGAGTCAAGGTTGATGTCTACAAAATCAGCTTTTACATGCTGAGCGGTCTTTTAAGCGCCGTAAGTGCGATTATCTTAACATCGAGGCTCAACAGTGCCCAGCCTACCTTTGGTGTTGGATACGAGCTCGACGCTATCGCTGCTGTTGTTCTTGGTGGTGCGAGCCTTTCAGGAGGTAAGGGCTCGATTATAGGCACATTCTTCGGGGCACTCATAATGGGAATTTTGAACAACGGAATGAATATCCTCAATGTTTCGCCATTCTATCAAGATGCAGTCAAAGGCATAGTTATTCTAACGGCAGTCTTGGTCGAACGTGAGGGTTGA